One genomic segment of Microbacterium sp. ProA8 includes these proteins:
- a CDS encoding CDP-glycerol glycerophosphotransferase family protein translates to MASFSFGAGNARKLATLPLYAAGRILTMLVPRTRDEWVFGCAVGIGDGALALWDVAAAHGRTAVWLVGSKQEATDAAARGIRAVPKRSLQGLWRTARARVIVVTHGFGDVNRYAVSGAFVVQLWHGIPLKRIGVDSPETLRVPGPIERTPAAGTVRGLLRAMYRGAARRIRVLPAASHTVRGRLESAFALPDARVPVTGEPRVDVLSRGTAAERRSDARAAIARAVPRATPEARFVLYAPTWRDGAPDPAVPTADEWTRIVEVLNRHDATLLVRSHPLGAGDYRPPFPTDRVQPLGSDRVPDVTPLLPGLDALVTDYSSLAFDAALVPLPTLFLAPDVQEYARSRGFYGRYSDVAGDDWAVDWAHIAAQLDAVLGDSAERARRIDRAAALSARVHAFRDGRNAERVYRAILAGTAHDARAEEGTG, encoded by the coding sequence ATGGCGTCTTTCTCTTTCGGCGCGGGCAACGCGCGAAAGCTCGCGACGCTGCCGCTGTATGCCGCAGGACGCATCTTGACGATGCTCGTGCCGCGCACGCGTGACGAATGGGTCTTCGGCTGCGCGGTCGGCATCGGCGACGGCGCCCTCGCCCTCTGGGACGTCGCGGCCGCGCACGGTCGCACCGCGGTCTGGCTCGTCGGCTCGAAGCAGGAGGCGACGGATGCCGCGGCCCGCGGCATCCGCGCTGTTCCGAAGCGTTCGCTGCAGGGCCTCTGGCGCACCGCGCGCGCCCGGGTGATCGTGGTCACGCACGGCTTCGGCGACGTGAACCGGTACGCCGTGTCGGGCGCGTTCGTGGTGCAGTTGTGGCACGGGATCCCGCTCAAGCGCATCGGCGTCGATTCTCCCGAGACGCTCCGGGTACCCGGCCCGATCGAACGGACGCCGGCCGCCGGCACCGTCAGAGGTCTGCTGCGCGCGATGTACCGCGGCGCGGCGCGGCGCATCCGCGTGCTGCCGGCCGCATCGCACACCGTGCGAGGTCGCCTCGAGTCCGCCTTCGCCCTGCCCGACGCCCGCGTGCCGGTGACCGGCGAGCCGCGGGTCGACGTGCTCTCTCGCGGCACGGCCGCGGAGCGCCGCAGCGACGCTCGGGCGGCCATCGCGCGCGCCGTGCCGCGAGCGACGCCGGAGGCGCGCTTCGTGCTGTACGCGCCGACGTGGCGCGACGGCGCACCCGACCCCGCGGTACCGACCGCCGACGAGTGGACCAGGATCGTCGAGGTGCTGAACCGGCACGACGCGACGCTGCTGGTGCGCTCGCACCCGCTCGGCGCCGGCGACTACCGGCCTCCGTTCCCGACCGATCGCGTGCAGCCGCTCGGCAGCGACCGCGTGCCGGACGTCACGCCGCTGCTGCCGGGTCTCGACGCGCTCGTGACGGACTACTCGTCGCTCGCGTTCGACGCGGCGCTGGTGCCGCTGCCCACGCTGTTCCTCGCCCCGGACGTCCAGGAGTACGCGCGGAGCCGCGGGTTCTACGGCCGCTATTCGGATGTCGCCGGCGACGATTGGGCCGTCGACTGGGCCCACATCGCCGCGCAGCTCGACGCTGTCCTGGGGGATTCCGCCGAGCGCGCGCGGCGGATCGATCGCGCCGCCGCACTGAGCGCGCGCGTGCATGCGTTCCGCGACGGACG
- a CDS encoding trypsin-like peptidase domain-containing protein: MSDIQGDRPEDQTPAVPTQPAAEAAAQTPAEPEAAAPSTAPAPPAAPAAPPVPQTPAAHAATAAPSAQTASHSTQAAPTQPAAPTPPTPPAGYPAGAQAYARPQGYAGQPAPYPHSYAGQQQPAAPAPGASFGVNPADTQPTLPIGGATGPMPTSTAKSTTKDKKPAAAGKIVGLMVAAAIVGGAAGLGGAYAGVSWFAPVSASPVAGPATVTVNDTDEVNQTTGIAAKVLPSVVTIAATSSSGAGTGSGVVLTEDGYVVTNTHVVTLDGATGDATVRVTTSDGRVYDAEVVGTDPTYDLAVIKLQDAEGLTPIEFADSSKLNVGDTTVAVGAPLGLANSVTEGIVSALNRSIQIASSAAPDSGDENEQQPEENGQEGPFRFDFGQGDQQSSATETISIAVIQTDAAINPGNSGGALVDSDGKLIGINVAIASAGGSSADGSGSIGVGFSIPSDIVERITDELIENGEATHGLLGATVQPAASVEGSTTTGAYIKELTDGGAAANAGLQAGDVVISFNGVPVTDSTDLTAQVRGAAAGSQAEVTYVRDGKTQTAEVTLGSLQ; the protein is encoded by the coding sequence ATGAGCGACATCCAGGGCGATCGCCCGGAAGACCAGACCCCCGCCGTCCCGACTCAGCCGGCCGCGGAGGCCGCCGCGCAGACGCCCGCCGAGCCGGAGGCGGCCGCGCCGTCCACCGCGCCGGCGCCGCCCGCCGCTCCCGCTGCCCCGCCCGTGCCGCAGACGCCCGCTGCCCACGCCGCCACCGCCGCGCCGAGCGCGCAGACCGCGTCGCACAGCACGCAGGCCGCGCCGACCCAGCCGGCCGCGCCGACCCCGCCCACGCCGCCGGCCGGTTACCCGGCAGGTGCGCAGGCATACGCCCGTCCGCAGGGCTACGCGGGGCAGCCCGCCCCGTACCCCCACTCGTACGCCGGACAGCAGCAGCCCGCCGCTCCCGCACCGGGTGCGTCCTTCGGCGTCAACCCGGCCGACACGCAGCCGACGCTTCCGATCGGCGGCGCCACGGGCCCGATGCCGACCTCGACCGCGAAGAGCACCACGAAGGACAAGAAGCCTGCGGCCGCCGGCAAGATCGTGGGGCTCATGGTCGCCGCCGCCATCGTCGGCGGAGCGGCAGGCCTCGGCGGCGCGTACGCGGGCGTCTCGTGGTTCGCACCGGTGAGCGCCTCTCCGGTCGCCGGACCCGCAACGGTCACCGTCAACGACACCGACGAGGTCAACCAGACCACCGGGATCGCCGCCAAGGTGCTGCCGAGCGTCGTGACGATCGCCGCGACGAGCTCCTCCGGAGCGGGAACCGGCTCGGGCGTGGTCCTCACCGAGGACGGCTACGTCGTCACCAACACCCATGTCGTGACCCTCGACGGCGCCACGGGCGACGCGACGGTCCGTGTGACGACCTCGGACGGCCGCGTGTACGACGCCGAGGTCGTCGGCACCGACCCGACGTACGACCTCGCGGTCATCAAGCTGCAGGATGCCGAGGGCCTGACCCCGATCGAGTTCGCCGACTCGAGCAAGCTGAATGTCGGCGACACCACCGTGGCGGTCGGCGCACCCCTGGGCCTGGCGAACTCCGTGACGGAGGGCATCGTCAGCGCCCTCAACCGCTCCATCCAGATCGCCTCGTCGGCCGCGCCCGACAGCGGTGACGAGAACGAGCAGCAGCCCGAGGAGAACGGTCAGGAAGGGCCGTTCCGCTTCGACTTCGGTCAGGGCGACCAGCAGTCCTCGGCCACCGAGACCATCTCCATCGCGGTCATCCAGACCGACGCGGCGATCAACCCCGGCAACTCGGGCGGCGCTCTCGTCGACTCCGACGGCAAGCTCATCGGCATCAACGTCGCCATCGCGAGCGCGGGCGGCTCGTCCGCGGACGGCTCCGGCTCGATCGGCGTCGGCTTCTCGATCCCGTCCGACATCGTCGAGCGCATCACCGATGAGCTCATCGAGAACGGCGAGGCGACCCACGGCCTGCTCGGCGCCACCGTGCAGCCCGCGGCATCCGTCGAGGGTTCGACGACCACCGGGGCCTACATCAAGGAGCTCACCGACGGCGGCGCGGCAGCGAACGCCGGTCTCCAGGCCGGCGACGTCGTCATCTCCTTCAACGGCGTTCCCGTGACCGACTCGACCGATCTCACCGCGCAGGTGCGCGGCGCGGCGGCCGGAAGCCAGGCGGAGGTCACCTACGTCCGCGACGGCAAGACGCAGACGGCGGAAGTGACGCTGGGCTCGCTGCAGTAG
- a CDS encoding aminotransferase class I/II-fold pyridoxal phosphate-dependent enzyme, producing MRQIPGAWHRTAAGAGLVGDDGSIHPTIFAEMSALAAQTGAINLGQGFPDEDGPAAVLEAARAAIANGVNQYPPGRGIPDLLSAIAEHQERFYGLLLDPARDVLVTAGATEALAAALLALLDGPDDEVVVFEPHYDSYAAIVALAGARLVTVPLRWPDFQPDLEELRAAVGDRTRVILVNDPHNPTGAVFSADVRDEIVRLAERHDAVIVTDEVYEHLVFDEPHVPLATLPGAWGRTLTISSGGKTFSTTGWKIGWISGPAALVDAVLAVKQFLTYVNGSPFQPAIATGLRLGDDFFRGIAETLRAKRDLLGAGLRAAGFDVSTPAGSYFTVADAGPLGAADAGAFCRELPERGGVVAIPLTAFATPERRAEYATLVRFAACKRVDVLEEAASRLARLV from the coding sequence ATGCGACAGATCCCCGGAGCCTGGCATCGCACCGCCGCGGGTGCCGGACTCGTCGGTGACGACGGGTCGATCCACCCCACCATCTTCGCGGAGATGTCGGCCCTTGCGGCGCAAACGGGTGCGATCAATCTCGGGCAGGGCTTCCCCGACGAGGACGGCCCCGCAGCGGTGCTCGAGGCGGCACGCGCGGCCATCGCCAACGGTGTCAACCAGTATCCGCCGGGCCGCGGCATCCCGGATCTGCTCTCCGCCATCGCGGAGCACCAGGAGCGGTTCTACGGCCTCCTGCTGGATCCCGCCCGGGACGTGCTGGTGACCGCCGGTGCCACCGAGGCGCTCGCCGCCGCGCTGCTGGCATTGCTCGACGGCCCCGACGACGAGGTGGTCGTCTTCGAGCCGCACTACGACTCGTACGCCGCGATCGTGGCGCTGGCGGGTGCGCGGCTGGTGACGGTGCCGCTGCGGTGGCCGGACTTCCAGCCCGACCTCGAGGAGCTGCGCGCCGCGGTCGGCGATCGCACCCGCGTCATCCTGGTGAACGACCCCCACAATCCCACCGGCGCCGTGTTCAGCGCCGATGTCCGCGACGAGATCGTGCGTCTCGCGGAGCGCCATGACGCCGTCATCGTCACCGACGAGGTGTACGAGCATCTCGTCTTCGACGAGCCCCACGTGCCCCTCGCGACGCTGCCGGGGGCATGGGGGCGCACGCTGACGATCTCGTCCGGCGGCAAGACCTTCTCGACCACCGGCTGGAAGATCGGCTGGATCTCCGGCCCCGCCGCCCTCGTCGACGCGGTGCTCGCCGTCAAGCAGTTCCTCACCTACGTGAACGGCAGCCCGTTCCAGCCCGCCATCGCCACCGGGCTCCGCCTCGGCGACGACTTCTTCCGCGGCATCGCCGAGACCCTGCGCGCCAAGCGCGACCTCCTCGGCGCCGGTCTCCGCGCCGCGGGCTTCGACGTATCGACGCCGGCCGGTTCCTACTTCACCGTGGCCGACGCGGGCCCGCTGGGGGCAGCGGATGCCGGGGCCTTCTGCCGTGAGCTCCCCGAGCGCGGCGGAGTCGTCGCCATTCCGCTGACCGCCTTCGCCACGCCGGAGCGGCGCGCCGAGTACGCGACGCTGGTGCGGTTCGCGGCGTGCAAGCGCGTCGACGTGCTCGAGGAGGCGGCATCCCGCCTCGCCCGCCTCGTCTGA
- a CDS encoding carbon-nitrogen hydrolase family protein, whose protein sequence is MTDTLPIAVAQFAPTADAAANIEAVAHLVATASARGARVIVFPEYSSYFVDPFDESLTAHAQPLDGPFVQALTEMAGTHHMVIVAGLLERGSDEQRVRNTAVAVDGTGLIAHYRKLHLYDAFGQRESDWVEPGEPAPPQTFELAGLRFGLMTCYDLRFPEVGRLLVDAGADVFLVPAEWVRGPLKEHHWRTLLHARAIENTVFVAAADHPPPLGVGNSLIVDPLGVELAAVGTSTDVAVAHLDVGAIGRVRRVNPALALRRFGVQPR, encoded by the coding sequence ATGACCGACACTCTGCCGATCGCGGTCGCGCAATTCGCCCCGACGGCCGACGCGGCGGCGAACATCGAAGCCGTCGCACATCTCGTGGCGACGGCATCCGCTCGAGGCGCCCGCGTGATCGTCTTCCCGGAGTACTCCAGCTACTTCGTCGACCCGTTCGACGAGTCGCTCACCGCCCACGCGCAGCCGCTGGACGGCCCGTTCGTGCAGGCCCTCACCGAGATGGCCGGCACCCACCACATGGTGATCGTGGCGGGCCTGCTGGAACGGGGAAGCGACGAGCAGCGCGTGCGCAACACCGCCGTGGCGGTCGACGGCACCGGGCTGATCGCGCACTACCGCAAGCTGCACCTGTACGACGCTTTCGGGCAGCGCGAGTCGGACTGGGTCGAGCCCGGGGAGCCCGCCCCGCCGCAGACCTTCGAGCTCGCCGGACTCCGGTTCGGGCTCATGACCTGTTACGACCTGCGGTTCCCCGAGGTCGGAAGGCTCCTCGTCGATGCGGGGGCTGACGTGTTCCTCGTGCCGGCCGAGTGGGTGCGCGGGCCGCTCAAGGAGCACCACTGGCGCACACTGCTGCACGCCCGGGCGATCGAGAACACGGTGTTCGTCGCCGCGGCGGACCACCCACCCCCCTTGGGTGTGGGCAACTCGCTCATCGTCGATCCGCTGGGGGTCGAGCTCGCCGCGGTCGGCACGTCGACCGATGTCGCGGTGGCGCACCTCGACGTCGGGGCGATCGGGCGGGTGCGGCGGGTCAACCCCGCGCTGGCGCTCCGACGATTCGGCGTGCAGCCGCGCTGA
- a CDS encoding DUF6328 family protein, which produces MPGDRDAHPKDDRADGRDETPEERADRNWNEVLQELRVLQTGTQILTGFLLALAFQPAFADLSDPQRAVYLGLVVLSAISSIVALAPVALHRVLFQQRAKPAVVRYGHGALITALLTVSVLVVGVVAFVFDVVLDGAAAWWALIPLGLLILVLWLVVPAIMRIRIRANGDPR; this is translated from the coding sequence ATGCCCGGCGACCGCGATGCCCACCCGAAGGATGACCGCGCCGACGGCCGAGACGAGACGCCCGAGGAGCGGGCCGACCGCAACTGGAACGAGGTGCTGCAGGAGCTGCGCGTGCTGCAGACCGGCACCCAGATCCTCACGGGCTTCCTGCTCGCCCTCGCTTTCCAGCCGGCGTTCGCGGACCTCTCCGATCCTCAGCGCGCGGTCTACCTCGGCCTCGTGGTCCTCTCGGCGATCAGCTCGATCGTGGCTCTCGCGCCGGTGGCGCTGCACCGTGTGCTCTTCCAGCAGCGCGCGAAGCCGGCTGTCGTCCGCTACGGCCACGGTGCGCTGATCACCGCGCTGCTGACGGTGTCGGTGCTGGTCGTGGGCGTCGTGGCGTTCGTGTTCGACGTCGTCCTCGACGGTGCGGCCGCCTGGTGGGCGCTGATCCCGCTGGGGCTGCTGATCCTCGTGCTCTGGCTGGTGGTGCCCGCCATCATGCGAATCCGCATCCGGGCGAACGGAGACCCACGATGA
- a CDS encoding MarR family transcriptional regulator: MKSERWQPQTNHEHAVMRVLTSIRAVSDAMERMHSGMKDDMDMNATDVAALRLLVIRERQEQSVSPRDIARHLRISTASTTKLLDRLVDSGHVERRPHPTDRRGRVVVLTETARQAFFRVFGERLRAMRTIAMRYDESELAVIERFLDDLSGAMDPPD, translated from the coding sequence ATGAAGTCCGAGCGCTGGCAACCGCAGACGAATCATGAGCACGCCGTGATGCGTGTGCTCACGTCGATTCGCGCCGTCAGCGACGCCATGGAGCGCATGCACAGCGGCATGAAGGACGACATGGACATGAACGCCACCGATGTGGCGGCGCTGCGGCTCCTCGTCATCCGGGAGCGGCAGGAGCAGTCGGTGAGTCCCCGCGACATCGCACGGCACCTGCGGATCTCCACCGCTTCGACCACGAAACTGCTGGACCGGCTGGTCGATTCGGGACACGTCGAGCGCCGCCCGCACCCGACCGATCGCCGTGGTCGCGTGGTCGTGCTGACGGAGACGGCACGCCAGGCCTTCTTCCGCGTCTTCGGGGAGCGCCTGCGCGCCATGCGCACGATCGCCATGCGGTACGACGAGTCCGAACTCGCGGTCATCGAGCGGTTCCTCGACGACCTCAGCGGCGCGATGGACCCGCCGGACTGA
- the idi gene encoding isopentenyl-diphosphate Delta-isomerase: MPDTDHVVLLDDDGNPIGTAPKSSVHGPDTALHLAFSCHVLNSEGQVLLTRRALSKRTWPGVWTNSFCGHPRPAEPVLSAVRRHADFELGLTLSDIRVALPLFRYRATDANGIVEHEVCPVYIAYTDDEPVMNPLEVVDSRWVEPEAIAASLEATPWAFSPWLVLQAEQLHLFDTPARQRRAS, encoded by the coding sequence ATGCCCGACACCGACCACGTGGTGCTGCTGGACGACGACGGAAACCCCATCGGCACCGCGCCCAAGTCGAGCGTGCACGGTCCTGACACAGCGCTTCACCTCGCGTTCTCCTGTCACGTCCTCAACAGCGAAGGACAGGTGCTCCTCACCCGCCGGGCGCTGAGCAAGCGCACGTGGCCGGGCGTGTGGACCAACTCCTTCTGCGGTCACCCTCGTCCCGCGGAACCGGTGCTCTCGGCCGTGCGCCGGCACGCCGACTTCGAGCTGGGGCTCACGCTGAGCGACATCCGCGTCGCACTCCCCCTGTTCCGTTACCGCGCCACCGATGCGAACGGGATCGTCGAGCACGAGGTGTGCCCCGTGTACATCGCCTACACCGACGACGAGCCGGTGATGAACCCGCTCGAGGTGGTGGACTCACGCTGGGTGGAGCCCGAAGCCATCGCGGCCTCGCTCGAGGCGACGCCCTGGGCGTTCAGCCCGTGGCTCGTGCTGCAGGCCGAGCAGCTTCACCTGTTCGACACCCCCGCCCGTCAGCGTCGCGCGTCATGA
- a CDS encoding polyprenyl synthetase family protein, whose amino-acid sequence MIPAATDPRLQIAIDGALARIRDRAVELGPAFGALADAITRAAHGGKRLRPALVTASFDAFRTDDANASAALSVAAAFELLHTAFVVHDDVIDHDTMRRGVPNIGGEFRLRAQDGGADAEGAALLGDAAAILAGDILLHEAFRLVAMAHTDDATRDRLLTLLDDAIVVSAAGELADVENSVAMRHPSRGATLDTAFNKTAVYSFRAPLQAGAVLGGADAEALRVLGDAAGRLGLAFQLVDDLIGAFGTTQQTGRDTGPDLRENKRTPLVALARESASAGRVDEALALARTGPVAVREAQSVLESSGARERMVALVTETLASVRTAADDPALPARAGVLLRTLADGIEARIP is encoded by the coding sequence ATGATCCCCGCAGCGACCGACCCGCGGCTGCAGATCGCGATCGACGGGGCGCTGGCGCGCATCCGCGACCGGGCCGTGGAACTCGGTCCCGCGTTCGGAGCCCTGGCAGATGCGATCACGCGGGCCGCGCACGGCGGCAAGCGCCTGCGGCCGGCGCTGGTGACGGCATCCTTCGACGCGTTCCGCACCGACGATGCGAACGCCTCGGCCGCTCTGTCGGTCGCGGCCGCGTTCGAACTGCTGCACACCGCCTTCGTCGTGCACGACGACGTGATCGACCACGACACGATGCGTCGGGGCGTGCCGAACATCGGCGGCGAGTTCCGGCTGCGCGCCCAGGACGGCGGCGCAGACGCCGAGGGCGCTGCCCTGCTCGGCGACGCCGCCGCCATCCTCGCGGGCGACATCCTCCTCCACGAGGCGTTCCGGCTGGTGGCCATGGCCCACACCGACGATGCGACCCGCGACCGCCTCCTCACGCTCCTCGACGATGCCATCGTGGTCTCGGCGGCGGGCGAGCTCGCCGATGTCGAGAACAGCGTCGCGATGCGCCACCCCTCGCGCGGCGCGACCCTCGACACCGCGTTCAACAAGACCGCGGTGTACTCGTTCCGCGCCCCCCTCCAGGCAGGGGCCGTTCTCGGAGGCGCGGACGCCGAGGCGCTGCGCGTGCTCGGAGACGCCGCAGGACGCCTCGGACTCGCCTTCCAGCTCGTCGACGACCTCATCGGAGCGTTCGGCACGACGCAGCAGACCGGACGGGACACGGGTCCCGATCTCCGCGAGAACAAGCGGACGCCGCTGGTCGCTCTCGCGCGTGAATCCGCCTCCGCCGGCCGGGTCGACGAAGCGCTGGCGCTGGCCCGCACCGGCCCGGTGGCGGTTCGCGAAGCGCAGTCCGTGCTCGAATCGAGCGGCGCGCGAGAGCGTATGGTCGCACTTGTGACCGAGACTCTCGCGTCCGTGCGGACGGCGGCCGACGATCCTGCCCTGCCGGCTCGCGCGGGCGTCCTGCTGCGCACCCTCGCCGACGGCATCGAAGCGAGGATCCCGTGA
- a CDS encoding squalene/phytoene synthase family protein: MRQAQRRTSTGLALYDRAAADAAATVIARYSTSFGLACRLLGPRPRPHVRNIYALARIADEIVDGPAAEAGMTPQAMSEVLDQLEQEVLDATDRGFSSNLVVHAFAGTARECGIGPELVAPFFASMRTDLHTQQHDAMSHDTYVYGSAEVIGLMCLQVFVNAGAPHPITPSPELTEGARRLGAAFQDVNFLRDRNHDDAVLGRDYLGLTGDEVGRTAILDRIDADLAAAARTIPALPADCRRAVTAAHDLFAELAARLRTCGDDDARVRVPDAVKARLAARALLGFAPREARA; the protein is encoded by the coding sequence GTGAGGCAGGCACAGCGCCGCACCTCGACCGGACTCGCGCTGTACGACCGGGCGGCCGCGGATGCCGCCGCCACGGTGATCGCGCGCTACTCGACCTCGTTCGGGCTCGCGTGCCGCCTGCTCGGGCCGCGTCCCCGTCCCCACGTGCGCAACATCTACGCCCTCGCGCGCATCGCCGACGAGATCGTCGACGGTCCGGCTGCCGAGGCCGGGATGACGCCGCAGGCCATGAGCGAGGTGCTGGATCAGCTCGAGCAGGAGGTCCTCGACGCCACGGACCGCGGGTTCAGCTCGAACCTCGTCGTGCACGCGTTCGCCGGCACGGCGCGCGAGTGCGGGATCGGACCTGAGCTCGTCGCGCCGTTCTTCGCCTCGATGCGGACCGATCTGCACACCCAGCAGCACGACGCCATGTCGCACGACACCTACGTCTACGGCTCGGCCGAGGTCATCGGCCTCATGTGCCTGCAGGTGTTCGTAAACGCCGGGGCGCCGCATCCGATCACTCCGTCACCCGAGCTGACCGAGGGAGCCCGCCGTCTCGGCGCCGCGTTCCAGGACGTCAACTTCCTGCGGGACCGCAATCACGACGATGCGGTGCTGGGCCGGGACTACCTCGGGCTGACCGGCGACGAGGTGGGGCGCACGGCGATCCTCGATCGCATCGACGCCGACCTCGCCGCGGCCGCGCGCACCATTCCGGCGCTCCCGGCCGACTGCCGTCGCGCCGTGACCGCGGCGCACGATCTGTTCGCCGAGCTGGCGGCCCGGCTGCGCACCTGCGGCGACGACGACGCCCGGGTGCGTGTGCCCGACGCCGTCAAAGCGCGTCTCGCGGCACGGGCCCTGCTGGGATTCGCACCACGGGAGGCGCGCGCATGA